In Gossypium raimondii isolate GPD5lz chromosome 12, ASM2569854v1, whole genome shotgun sequence, a single window of DNA contains:
- the LOC105763453 gene encoding protein REBELOTE yields MGKLGKKARKFAKKNLQSVLKRKRQLKSMFKKKASKRDEKDEAENLEEDQIGKSSGRDLECENIEDIELDAVFSDESDVVEDDSESDGYLSEGSSCPYPDENGTESDLDEDMDVDNGGAIELLEQNRAICIELTEKKKKLERLQKKDPEFSKFLESYENGLGKLRDDENYSDEDNTSEDGTESPEKGTVNLRKGKLLTSSAFNLLCQLVREHRSISALTSLLNEYRAACHYGSEPSDLHDVALCSGLQDSKTFSKILIFMLQEADNIFREMLGISSSSCKKEAILELKNSSKWKTMKPLIKSYLRSTLFLLNQVTNSEILAFSLVRVRASVIFFATFHPLLRRLIKIAVHLWVTGEGTLALHSFLVIKDVASVFSSDCFNSCLIKTYKAFITHCKFVDPVSSKHIQFLHNSFIELCSLDVQNSSRKAMVCVEQLSKILQTGLKTKKKEAVKRICSRQSTNCINLWVSFISANVKDYDLQPLLYMIIQIINGVAVLFPGPRYLPLRIKCIQWLNNLSSASGVFIPVASFAMDILEYKTGKDNGKPGKDFNFSSTIKLPKHWLKSRKFQDKCVSSVIELLATHFAQWSCHITFPELATIPLICLRKFLETTTIERFQRMVKRFVDQVEQNIEFMQRKRDEVAFSPKDHQIVDSFLQFEKSNANASFTQYYKSIIEKAASSKPVMNQKISSSSQKKPKRKERQLPNNTVRLNAIDEVVEEKKKSTDNGAGGKMRKKRKN; encoded by the exons atgggaaaattaggtaaaaaggcGAGGAAGTTTGCAAAGAAGAATCTTCAATCTGTGTTGAAAAGAAAGCGGCAGTTGAAATCCATGTTCAAAAAGAAGGCTTCTAAAA GAGACGAGAAGGATGAAGCCGAAAACCTGGAAGAAGATCAAATAGGGAAGTCGAGTGGaag AGACTTGGAATGCGAAAATATAGAGGATATTGAGCTTGATGCGGTATTTAGTGATGAGAGTGATGTGGTTGAAGATGATTCGGAGAGTGATGGATATTTATCTGag GGCTCAAGCTGTCCATATCCAGATGAAAATGGAACTGAGAGCGATCTAGATGAAG ATATGGATGTAGACAACGGTGGTGCTATTGAGTTATTGGAGCAGAACAGGGCGATTTGTATAGAGCTtacagagaagaagaaaaaattagagAGGCTACAGAAAAAG GATCCTGAATTTTCTAAGTTTCTGGAAAGCTATGAGAATGGCCTTGGGAAATTAAGGGATGATGAGAAT TATTCTGATGAGGACAATACTAGTGAAGATGGCACAGAGAGTCCTGAGAAAGGCACTGTAAATTTAAGAAAGGGCAAGTTGTTGACTAGCTCTGCCTTCAATTTGTTGTGCCAATTAGTCAGAGAACATCGTAGTATATCTGCACTTACTAGTTTATTGAATGAGTATAGAGCTGCATGCCATTATGGGTCTGAACCATCTGATCTTCATGATGTCGCCTTGTGCTCTGGACTTCAAGACAGCAAAACATTTTCCAAGATTTTAATCTTCATGCTTCAGGAGGCTGATAATATTTTTCGAGAAATGCTTGGAATATCAAGTTCTAGTTGCAAAAAGGAGGCCATTTTAGAGTTGAAGAATAGTTCAAAGTGGAAAACTATGAAGCCACTGATCAAGTCTTATTTGAGAAGTACACTTTTTCTCCTGAATCAAGTTACTAACTCTGAGATACTTGCCTTCTCTTTGGTTCGAGTCAGAGCCTCTGTAATATTTTTTGCCACTTTTCATCCATTGCTGCGCAGACTAATCAAg ATTGCAGTTCATTTATGGGTAACAGGTGAAGGGACACTTGCATTGCATTCTTTCCTGGTCATTAAAGATGTGGCTTCTGTGTTTAGCTCAGATTGTTTCAACTCGTGCTTGATTAAAACATACAAGGCCTTCATCACTCACTGCAAATTTGTTGATCCAGTTTCATCCAAACATATACAGTTTCTGCACAATTCCTTTATTGAGTTATGCTCTCTAGATGTTCAAAACTCATCTAGAAAGGCAATGGTTTGTGTTGAACAGCTTTCTAAGATATTGCAAACAGGTCTAAAAACTAAGAAGAAG GAGGCTGTCAAAAGGATATGCAGTCGGCAATCTACAAACTGCATCAATCTTTGGGTTTCATTTATATCAGCAAACgtgaaagattatgatcttcAGCCATTGTTATACATGATCATTCAGATTATCAATGGTGTAGCTGTCTTGTTTCCTGGACCAAGATATTTACCTCTAAGAATTAAATGCATTCAGTGGTTGAATAACCTTTCTAGTGCAAGTGGGGTTTTCATTCCTGTTGCATCATTTGCTATGGATATTTTGGAATATAAAACTGGGAAGGACAATGGGAAACCTGGAAAAGATTTCAACTTCTCTTCCACTATAAAG TTGCCAAAACATTGGCTAAAATCTCGTAAGTTTCAAGACAAGTGTGTTTCATCTGTCATTGAATTACTTGCAACGCACTTTGCTCAATGGAGCTGCCACATAACTTTCCCTGAGCTGGCTACTATACCCCTCATCTGCCTTAGGAAGTTTCTTGAGACTACAACCATCGAGCGTTTCCAGCGTATGGTGAAGCGATTTGTTGATCAG GTGGAGCAGAACATTGAATTTATGCAAAGGAAGAGAGATGAGGTGGCATTTTCACCAAAAGATCATCAAATTGTTGATTCATTTCTGCAG TTTGAAAAGTCCAATGCTAATGCTTCATTCACACAATATTACAAGAGTATAATCGAGAAGGCTGCTTCCTCAAAACCAGTTATGAATCAGAAGATAAG TTCCTCGTCTCAAAAgaagccaaaaagaaaagaaagacagCTGCCAAACAACACTGTCCGTTTGAATGCTATTGATGAAGTTGtggaggaaaaaaagaagtcGACTGATAATGGAGCAGGCggaaaaatgagaaagaaaagaaaaaactaa